The Scomber scombrus chromosome 19, fScoSco1.1, whole genome shotgun sequence DNA window tgctgcagctgctgcatcGGTGGCGTCTCCACGGCGACCAGAGGACCGCTCAGCCTCCGCCTGGACACCCACTGCATCCTGGGAGCCGGCCCTCAGaccaggtgcatgctgggagccgGCCCTCAGACCAGGTGCATCCTGGGAGCCGGCCCTCAGACCAGGTGCATCCTGGGAGCCGGCCATCAGaccaggtgcatgctgggagccgGCCCTCAGaccaggtgcatgctgggagccgGTCGTGGTCGGCCCTGGCTCCAGCAGCTGCACTTTGACCTCCCTCCTGCGGGGGGCGCTGTGAGACCTgagcacagagcagcaggtgagtgtCTGATGGCAACTATCGGGACGTTAAATTAACTTTATTCAGATAATTTGGTGATTGTGACGTCGGAGAAGTTTAACATCAGGCTGATTGTGTGAATGATTTATGGACGTGATTAATAAGTGAAGTTTAGATGAttcttatttaaatgtgtgtgtgtttcctcaccGCTGTTTCAGAGCCGCCAATACGACGCCTCGACCTCCGGCGGTGAAGCGTGAGGTCAGGAGGTCGTGACCTgcgatgatgtcatcagagtcAGTCGCATTAAACATGAAtccaaatataaaacaaactgtTTCATTTTATATCAGAGACGTCAAACATGAGGctcgcgggccagaaccggcctacagaggagtccaatccggcccactttcctttcttcttttccttccttctttccttccttccttccttcctcccttcttccctccctcccttgtttctttttccttccttcctttccttctttctttcctatttccttccttccatccttcttttctttccttcctcccttgtttctttttccttccttgctttccttctttccttccttccttcctcccttctttctttccttttttccttcctccttgtttctttttccttccttccttccttccttccttccttccttcctccttcttttctttccttcttttctttcctcccttccatccttccttccatttgtcctccctcccttgtttctttttccttcctcttttcctttctcccttcctttcattcctccctcccttccatccttctttccatttgtccttctttccttcctcccttgtttctttttccttccttccttccttccatttgtccttccttccttccttcttttctttcctccctaccttcctttccttcctccctcccttgtttctttttccttccttccttccttcctccctaccttcctcccttcctttccttcctccctaccttcctttccttcctccctcccttgtttctttttccttccttccttccttcctccctaccttcctcccttcctttccttcctccctcccttgtttctttttccttccttccttccttccttccttcctttccttcctttccttcctccctcccttgtttatttttccttccttccttccttcctccctaccttcctcccttcctttccttcctccctcccttgtttctttttccttccttccttccttccttccttccttccttccttccttccttcctccctaccttcctcccttcctttccttcctccctcccttgtttctttttccttccttccttccttccttccttcctccctcccttgtttttccttccttctatctatcAGATCACAGAGTATTAAACATCTTCCTCAGCAGTGATTGTTTGTCCTGACTGATTATTGATCACTGATCGATTTATTGGCTGATTGATTAAAAGCTGTTTCTCTCACCAGGCGGCTGATCACTTCCTGTCCCAGCAGAGAACTTCCTGTCTGGACTCGACTCGGCCGCCGGAAGCTGCTGGAAGAacatttaaagactttaaatgaTGTTTGGATCAAATTCACTATTTTAACTAAAGTTTTATCATTCTGCTGATtttcatgtttggatccaacAAACTGATCTACTGACAGTTCAAAGAGTCAGTGATGTTTATagtagtgtccatgtggtttatttaaatttaaagggttaaaatgataaattaaacgtatgaataacttcacacattctttttttgtggacccagcatcaaatttctgcttttaatcctcctgttgtcctcgagtcaaggaaggaagggaagaagaaggaaggaaggaagggagggaggaaggaaggaaggaaaggaaggatgaaaggaaagaaggaagggaggaagaaggaagggaggaaaggaaggaggaaaggaaagaaggacgggaggaagaagggagggaggaagaagggaggaagtaaggatggaaaggagggaggaaggaagaaggaagtaaaggagggagggagggagggagggatgaaggaaggtaggagggagggaggaaggaaggaaggaaggaaggaaggaaggaaggaaggaaggaaggaaggaaaggaaggatgaaaggaaagaaggaagggaggaagaaggaagggaggaaaggaaggaggaaaggaaagaaggacgggaggaagaagggagggaggaagaagggaggaagtaaggatggaaaggagggaggaaggaagaaggaagtaaaggaaggagggagggagggagggagggatgaaggaaggtaggagggagggaggaaggaaggatggaaggaaggaaagtaggaaagtaggagggagggaggaaagaagaaggaaggaagggaaggaggaaggaagggaaggaggaaggagggaaggtggaaggaaggaaggaaggtaggagggagggaggaaggaaggaaggaaggtaggagggagggaggaaggaaggaaggaaggaaggaaggaaggaaggaaggaaggaaaggaggaaggacagacgggggaagacgacacaaaggttaatccattaatgggtcaatgatgtttagtttaaatttaaagggttaaaatgtgaaaataaatgtatgaataacttgcacacattctttttttgtggacccagcatcaaatttctgcttttaatccatttagagagaatatattagaggattatggtaaaaatgtctaagtggtgtaaccataaaaactttgaaccaaataattcaacttgcttaaaaacagtaaatagtcaataaaacaccatatcaactagtttggcatgatcttacattataactttatattaaataaaggtaatggaatactattgttctaaatattacatttactctggtaaccatggagatcaggaaacattagAAGACTCACTGCTGCTGTCGGCTCTCTGTTCTCTTTGGTCGGTCCAGGTTTCCTCAGCGGTCGTCTGTCTGCACACAAAactgctgaacacacacacacacacacacacacacacacacacacacacacacacacacacacatacacagagacacatacagagacacatacacacacacacacacacacacacacagagagacacacacagagacacatacagagacacatacagagacacatacagagacacacacacagacacacacacacacacacacacacacagagacacatacagagacacacacacacacacacacacacacacacacgtttgttaACAGAAGATATTCCTTCATTAGTAACATTATgaacaagagtaatattggtgttatCAGAATTATAATAAACCTGAGTCTGATATTCATATCACACAGTTGAGCTAAAAGTAATATTATACTTAAAATACTGATGTCACACAGTACATTAAAAAGTTCAGTTGTCAGAGGAGGCCAgggttcatgtgtgtgttcctcacAGCCTCTCACCTGGAGACTAAACCTTCATCACTAACATGAACCCTAAAAACAAGTCTGACCCCTCACACTGGTCATCATAAAGATAGAggaacaagaacacacacacacactcacacactggtCCTCATAAAGATAGAGggacatggacacacacacacactggtcctCATAAAGATAGAggaacaagaacacacacacacacacacacacacacactggtcctCATAAAGATAGAggaacaagaacacacacacacactggtcctCATAAAGCTAGAtgaacaagaacacacacacactggtcctCATAAAGCTAGAtgaacaagaacacacacacacactggtcctCATAAAGCTAGAtgaacaagaacacacacacactggtcctCATAaagatataatgataataaataataataaacactaataatcaccaatataaataataaataactaaaatttaaaataaataaataataatcactgATCAAACCTACCGGAGCTTCTACCGGGCTGAGAGTCCGCAGATGCCCGCAGAGGAGCCGTGATGCCCGGCTTGTGTCGGAGCATCTTCCCGGTGAGAGGAGCCTCGTCCCGGAGCTTCTTCCCGGTGAGAGGAGCCTCGTCCCGGAGCTTCTTCCCGGTGAGAGGAGCCTCGTCCCGGAGCTTCTTCCCGGTGAGAGGAGCCTCGTCCCGGAGCTTCTTCCCGGTGAGAGGAGCCTCGTCCCGGAGCTTCTTCCCGGTGAGAGGAGCCTCGTCCCGGAGCTTCTTCCCGGTGAGAGGAGCCTCGTCCCGGAGCTTCTTCCCGGTGACAGGAGCCTCGTCCCGGAACTTCTTCCCGGTGACAGGAGCCTCGTCCCGGAGCTTCTTCCCGGTGACAGGAGCCTCGTCCCGGAGCTTCTTCCCGGTGACAGGAGCCTCGTCCCGGAGCTTCTTCCCGGTGACAGGAGCCTCGTCCCGGAGCTTCTTCCCGGTGAGAGGAGCCTCGTCCCGGAGCTTCTGGACGGTGATCCGGACTGACGCCGGTCCCAGAGGTCCGGTAGAGCGGACTAACACGTCCCCGGTGTCcgagctgcaggaggaggaatcCTGCAGCATGACGGaagttaatttattatttattatataaactTTAACTTGTTCTCAGCGTTAGCATCCATGCTAACCTCAGCTAGCTGCTTTCAAACTTCCCGCTGCGGCTCATTAACGACCAACAGCCACCGGACGGTTAAACGCCGGTAATAACGGCTGTTAGTGCCGTTAACCGAGGCTGTGATACGTTAACCAGCCTCCGAGGATCAttagagaggagacagaaacattaaaagggttaaaataagaaaagtaaaagTCTGATAGCAACTGTTgctgacaacaaaacaaacacacgcactTCCGGTTTCCGCTCCGGAGCAGAGATAGTAAATACAGGACAGATGTCTCACTCCGCTCTGAGTCCAGAAACCAACAACAACTACAAACGAGACAAGAGTGTTATTCACTGAATGATAACAACTATGGAAgttaactaagtacatttactgcaATGCTGTACTCcaatacagtttgaggtacttgtactttactgtagtacagttagaggtacttgtactttactgtagtacagtttgaggtacttgtactttactgcagtacagtttgaggtacttgtactttactgcagtacagtttgaggtacttgtactttactgcagtacagtttgaggtacttgtactttactgcagtacagtttgaggtacttgtactttactgcagtacagtttgaggtacttgtactttactgcagtgcagtttgaggtacttgtactttactgtagtacagtttgaggtacttgtactttactgtagtacagtttgaggtacttgtactttactgtagtacagtttgaggtacttgtactttactgcagtacagtttgaggtacttgtactttactgcagtgcagtttgaggtacttgtactttactgtccTGATAACCGTCcctgttctttaaacacaaaaagctccactctgggatcagaTTTCATTGTTCCCTCCCCTCAGAGCTACAgtttgtagatgggtgtaaccaacatgtgacgcagcacagagctgtcaggctgcattcagcAGAAACACGGAAGTTtagtaacaggaagtgaagctcaGTCAGTCGTTgtctctgagagctgaaatggcgcagaaagatcagctggaccgagaaaCCTTTTCTTGTgtgatctgtctggatctactgaaggatccggtgactacttcctgtggacacagctactgtatgagctgtattaaaggattctgggatggagaggatcagaggaagatctacagctgccctcagtgcagagaggccttcacaccgaggcctgtcctgaagaaaaacaccctgttagcagctttagtggagcagctgaagaagactggactccaagctgctcctgctgatcactgctatgctggacctgaagatgtggcctgtgatgtctgcactgggaggaagctgaaagccttcaagtcctgtctgacgTGTCTgatctcttactgtgagaatcacctccagcctcactttgaatcaaccaaattaaagaaacacaagctggtggagccctcagagaagctccaggagaacatctgctctcgtcatgatgaggtgatgaagatattctgccgtacagataagaagtgtatctgttatctgtgcactatggaggatcataaaggccacgacacagtcccagctgcagcagaaaggactgagaggcagagagagctcgaggtgagtcgactaaacatccagcagagaatccaggacagagagaaagatgtgaagctgcttcaacaggaggtggaggccgttagtctctctgctgataaagcagtggaggacagtgagaagatcttcactcagctgatccgtctcctccagaaaagaagctctgatgttgagcagcagatcagatcccagcaggaaactgaagtgagtcgagtcaaagagcttcaggagaagctgcagcaggagatcactgagctgaagaggaaagacgctgaactgaagcagctctcacacacagaggatcacaaccagtttctacacaactacccctcagtgtcacaactcagtgaacctacagactcatccagcatcaatatccgtcctctgagagactttgaggatgtgacagcagctgtgtcagagctcagagataaactacaggacatcctgagggacaaatggacaaacatctcactgagaCAGACTGAAGTGgttttactgtcagaaccagaacccaagaccagagctgagttcttaaaatattcacgtgaaatcactctggatccaaacacagcaaacaaaaatctgttattatctgaagggaacagaaaagtaaaatggacgaaacaacaacagtcttattctagtcacacagacagattcactgatgatactcaggtcctgagtagagagagtctgactggacgttgttactgggaggtggagtggataGGATGGGGAGTTTATGTAacagtcgcatacaagaatatcagcagagcaggagatgAATCTCTATTTGGacgtaatgacaaatcttggtctttatGTTATTTCTTTAACGGTTATGAATTTTGCTTCAACAACATTCAaactcccgtctcaggtcctgattcctccagagtcggagtgtacctggatcacagagcaggtattctgtccttctacagcgtctctgaaaccatgactctcctccacagagtccagaccacattcactcagcctctctatgctggacttagGGTTTATGAAGTCTTTGGTTTTGGatccacagctgagttgtgtaaactAAAGTAGAGAGAAGTCattcagatcagctgtcaatcagactttttgttttttttacttttcatttgtttcattgatattatcagtttctttaaatgtgactttttcctgtgtgtttttctccatggaggctctcactgctcatcaccatgtttttaacttctctttgttctaaatgttagtttcatgtttgtattgatgtatttgtgtctgttgtttcttaaacagagaaatcagcagaacttccttcatcacagatattttgttctcatcactttgtaaattcataaagaaatgttcaatcaaactgtaatgatcatgataataatcattaatgatgttcttgtacatagctgacattctgggttaaactaactgactgtgtggatgaagtcaatctgaacatgaaatcattgatcacactttactgattggatgtgtgaacaatctgaagcttcaataatcaataaacatgatttttatcaacagtgatcaaagtgttttcttctcattcaaagcttgtgaagaaaatgtgaaactacaaTGAGAATTTATTAGAGAcagttttcctcctgaaacaccacaaagttcacataataatactgcagtacttttactgtaatactgcatactacatcactataatactgcaatacttttactgtaatactgcatactacatcactataatactgcagtacttttactgtaatactgcatactacatcactataatactgcagtacttttactgtaatactgcatactacatcactcataatactgcagtacttttactgtaatactgcatactacatcactataatactgcagtacttttactgtaatactgcatactacatcactataatactgcagtacttttactgtaatactgcatactacatcactataatactgcagtacttttactgtaatactgcatactacatcactataatactgcagtactttactgtaatactgcatactacatcactataatactgcagtactttactgtaatactgcatactacatcactataatactgcagtacttttactgtaatactgcatactacatcactataatactgcagtacttttactgtaatactgcatactacatcactcataatactgcagtacttttactgtaatactgcatactacatcgctcataatactgcagtactttactgtaatactgcatactacatcactataatactgcagtacttttactgtaatactgcatactacatcactataatactgcagtacttttactgtaatactgcatactacatcactataatactgcagtacttttactgtaatactgcatactacatcactataatactgcagtactttactgtaatactgcatactacatcaccataatactgcagtactttactgtaatactgcatactacatcactataatactgcagtacttttactgtaatactgcatactacatcactataatactgcagtacttttactgtaatactgcatactacatcactataatactgcagtacttttactgtaatactgcatactacatcactataatactgcagtacttttactgtaatactgcatactacatcactataatactgcagtacttttactgtaatactgcatactacatcactcataatactgcagtacttttactgtaatactgcatactacatcactcataatactgcagtacttttactgtaatactgcatactacatcactataatactgcagtacttttactgtaatactgcatactacatcactataatactgcagtacttttactgtaatactgcatactacatcactataatactgcagtacttttactgtaatactgcatactacatcactcataatactgcagtacttttactgtaatactgcatactacatcactataatactgcagtacttttactgtaatactgcatactacatcactcataatactgcagtacttttactgtaatactgcatactacatcactataatactgcagtacttttactgtaatactgcatactacatcactataatactgcagtacttttactgtaatactgcatactacatcactcataatactgcagtacttttactgtaatactgcatactacatcactataatactgcagtacttttactgtaatactgcatactacatcactataatactgcagtacttttactgtaatactgcatactacatcactcataatactgcagtacttttactgtaatactgcatactacatcactataatactgcagtacttttactgtaatactgcatactacatcactcataatactgcagtacttttactgtaatactgcatactacatcactcataatactgcagtacttttactgtaatactgcatactacatcactataatactgcagtacttttactgtaatactgcatactacatcactataatactgcagtacttttactgtaatactgcatactacatcactataatactgcagtacttttactgtaatactgcatactacatcactcataatactgcagtacttttactgtaatactgcatactacatcactataatactgcagtacttttactgtaatactgcatactacatcactcataatactgcagtacttttactgtaatactgcatactacatcactataatactgcagtacttttactgtaatactgcatactacatcactcataatactgcagtacttttactgtaatactgcatactacatcactataatactgcagtacttttactgtaatactgcatactacatcactcataatactgcagtacttttactgtaatactgcatactacatcactataatactgcagtacttttactgtaatactgcatactacatcactcataatactgcagtacttttactgtaatactgcatactacatcactcataatactgcagtacttttactgtaatactgcatactacatcactataatactgcagtacttttactgtaatactgcatactacatcactataatactgcagtacttttactgtaatactgcatactacatcactcataatactgcagtacttttactgtaatactgcatactacatcactataatactgcagtacttttactgtaatactgcatactacatcactataatactgcagtacttttactgtaatactgcatactacatcactcataatactgcagtacttttactgtaatactgcatactacatcactcataatactgcagtacttttactgtaatactgcatactacatcactataatactgcagtacttttactgtaatactgcatactacatcactataatactgcagtacttttactgtaatactgcatactacatcactcataatactgcagtacttttactcctcatgtgtttgtttacctgTCGGCCTGCAGCAGTCTCTCACCCCTGACAATTTCCAtgattttcatttataaataattgGGTGTTCGGATCAGCAATTTCATTTTGATCTATCAAATAACTGATGGACACAGTAATATTTCAGTAGTGaaatgaccccgtctgttttgactgttcctcctttccttccttccttcctttcttgccTAAACTTTTTcatatcactgtgtgtgtgtgtgtgtatgtgtgtgtctgtgtgtatgtgtgtgtctgtgtgtatgtgtgtgtatgtctgtgtgtgtgtgtgtgtgtatgtgtgtgtgtgtgtgtgtgtgtgtgtgtctgtgtgtgtgtgtgtgtgtgtctgtgtgtgtgtgtgtgtgtgtctgtgtgtgtgtgtatgtgtgtgtgtatgtatgtgtgtgtgtatgtgtgtgtgtgtgtgtgtgtgtgtatgtatgtgtgtgtatgtgtatgtgtatgtgtatgtgtatgtatgtgtgtgtgtatgtgtgtgtgtctgtgtgtgtgtgtgtgtgtatgtgtgtgtgtgtatgtgtatgtgtgtgtgtgtgtgtgtatgtgtgtgtgtgtgtgtgtgtgtgtgtgtgtgtgtgtgtgtgtgtgtgtgtgactcctGCTTCAGTATTGACACTCTTTGCATGTCTCAGGTCAGTTAAACTCTGATAACAGGTGAAGATTTTCCAGCATGAACACATGAAGCCGGCTCACTGCTGCAGAGTTCAGCCTCATCAGGTTGTTTCATGGTTTACAGTTTTTTGGGAgtttctttgcatatttttcatcAGATGGAAGTTTAAGCTCTCTGTGTGCTGCTATCAGAGGTTAgtgagaaaaac harbors:
- the LOC134001013 gene encoding tripartite motif-containing protein 16-like; protein product: MAQKDQLDRETFSCVICLDLLKDPVTTSCGHSYCMSCIKGFWDGEDQRKIYSCPQCREAFTPRPVLKKNTLLAALVEQLKKTGLQAAPADHCYAGPEDVACDVCTGRKLKAFKSCLTCLISYCENHLQPHFESTKLKKHKLVEPSEKLQENICSRHDEVMKIFCRTDKKCICYLCTMEDHKGHDTVPAAAERTERQRELEVSRLNIQQRIQDREKDVKLLQQEVEAVSLSADKAVEDSEKIFTQLIRLLQKRSSDVEQQIRSQQETEVSRVKELQEKLQQEITELKRKDAELKQLSHTEDHNQFLHNYPSVSQLSEPTDSSSINIRPLRDFEDVTAAVSELRDKLQDILRDKWTNISLRQTEVVLLSEPEPKTRAEFLKYSREITLDPNTANKNLLLSEGNRKVKWTKQQQSYSSHTDRFTDDTQVLSRESLTGRCYWEVEWIGWGVYVTVAYKNISRAGDESLFGRNDKSWSLCYFFNGYEFCFNNIQTPVSGPDSSRVGVYLDHRAGILSFYSVSETMTLLHRVQTTFTQPLYAGLRVYEVFGFGSTAELCKLK